The following proteins are encoded in a genomic region of Bosea beijingensis:
- a CDS encoding caspase family protein — MTLVARLCGLFLLLLSGLALAETPPERRVALVIGNSSYRNAPVLPNTVNDARDMVAALRKVGFEVVDGIDLDKRGMDSALTRFARLAQDADAAMFYYAGHGFQFNGENYLVPVEAKVEDEVGVQYETTRLNDVVNALNYARGVKIMVLDACRNNPFVGLLAKRQATRGFSVGSGLAPVQRAQGMVIAYATQANDVAADGAGRNSPFTAALVREIDQPGLEVAALFRRVQKSVYDTTAGKQTPELSLSLLGDFYLNREETDADVWRRIRASDDATALQTFIQRYPQSFFVIDARTRLDLLERRSSVSSERDKLVREFAERERALLQRLERAEQGRRQAADNLARKDIGDAVGVPPPVPAPGSAPVTVAPAPTPPRAQDKAERARLADELARRESELAAIETEKQRLAEERRNVEQAMAARLGAPAMPNRSTQPVALPGTAARPPEAAPRGRASGECAELLMRAQLGELTPAGREQLRQCR, encoded by the coding sequence ATGACCCTCGTCGCGCGACTCTGCGGCCTGTTCCTCCTGCTGCTGTCAGGCCTCGCCCTGGCCGAGACGCCGCCTGAGCGCCGCGTCGCGCTGGTCATCGGCAATTCCAGTTACCGCAACGCCCCCGTGCTGCCCAACACCGTGAACGACGCGCGCGACATGGTAGCCGCTCTGCGCAAGGTCGGCTTCGAGGTCGTCGACGGCATCGATCTCGACAAGCGCGGCATGGATTCAGCGCTCACACGTTTCGCCCGGCTGGCGCAGGATGCGGATGCCGCGATGTTCTATTACGCCGGCCACGGCTTCCAGTTCAACGGCGAGAACTATCTCGTACCCGTAGAGGCGAAGGTCGAGGACGAGGTCGGCGTCCAGTACGAGACGACCCGGCTCAACGACGTCGTCAACGCCCTGAACTACGCCCGGGGCGTCAAGATCATGGTGCTCGACGCTTGCCGCAACAACCCCTTCGTCGGCTTGCTCGCCAAGCGGCAGGCGACCCGCGGCTTCTCGGTAGGCTCGGGCCTTGCTCCGGTCCAGCGCGCGCAAGGCATGGTCATCGCCTATGCCACGCAGGCGAACGACGTCGCAGCAGACGGCGCCGGCCGCAACAGCCCCTTCACCGCGGCCCTGGTGCGCGAGATCGACCAGCCCGGCCTCGAAGTCGCCGCACTGTTCCGCCGCGTGCAGAAGAGCGTCTACGATACCACCGCCGGCAAGCAGACGCCGGAGCTCTCGCTCTCCCTGCTCGGCGATTTCTACCTCAACCGCGAGGAGACCGACGCCGATGTCTGGCGCCGCATCCGCGCCAGCGACGACGCCACGGCACTCCAGACCTTCATCCAGCGCTATCCGCAGAGCTTCTTCGTCATCGACGCGCGCACGCGGCTCGACCTGCTCGAACGCCGCTCATCGGTCTCGAGCGAGCGCGACAAGCTGGTGCGCGAATTCGCCGAGCGCGAGCGCGCCCTGCTCCAGCGTCTCGAACGGGCGGAACAGGGCAGACGGCAGGCTGCCGACAATCTCGCCCGCAAGGATATCGGCGATGCCGTAGGCGTCCCGCCCCCCGTGCCGGCTCCGGGCTCGGCTCCTGTCACGGTCGCCCCCGCCCCCACTCCGCCGCGCGCGCAGGACAAGGCCGAGCGGGCCCGTCTCGCCGACGAGCTCGCCCGGCGGGAATCCGAGCTTGCCGCGATCGAGACGGAAAAGCAGCGCCTGGCCGAGGAGCGCCGGAACGTCGAGCAGGCCATGGCGGCGCGGCTCGGCGCCCCTGCGATGCCCAATCGCTCGACGCAGCCCGTCGCGCTGCCGGGCACCGCCGCGCGTCCGCCGGAAGCCGCGCCGCGAGGCCGTGCCTCCGGCGAATGCGCCGAACTGCTGATGCGAGCGCAGCTCGGCGAGCTGACGCCGGCAGGGCGGGAACAATTGCGGCAATGCCGCTGA
- a CDS encoding dihydrodipicolinate synthase family protein encodes MKAQIFSGVIPALMTPCNADRTPDFDGLVRKGKELIAAGMSAVVYCGSMGDWPLLSDAQRMEGVERLVKAGIPVIVGTGAVNTASAVAHAAHAQKVGAKGLMVIPRVLSRGSVIAAQKAHFKAILTAAPGLPAVIYNSPYYGFATRAELFFALRAEHPNLVGFKEFGGADDMRYAAENITSRDDAVSLMIGIDTTVVHGYVNCGATGAITGIGNVLPKEVLHLCHLSVAAAAGDATARRQAQELEQALAVLSSFDAGPDLVLYFKHMMVLKGDAEYALHFNETDALSDSQRGYAEAQLKLFDAWYADWSKTNVVRKQAA; translated from the coding sequence ATGAAGGCCCAGATTTTCTCCGGCGTGATCCCCGCGCTGATGACCCCTTGCAACGCCGACCGCACGCCCGACTTCGACGGGCTGGTGCGCAAGGGCAAGGAACTGATCGCCGCCGGCATGTCCGCAGTGGTCTATTGCGGCTCGATGGGTGACTGGCCGCTTCTGAGCGATGCCCAGCGCATGGAAGGCGTCGAGCGCCTGGTGAAGGCCGGCATCCCGGTCATCGTCGGCACCGGCGCGGTCAACACCGCCTCCGCCGTGGCGCACGCCGCCCATGCCCAGAAGGTCGGCGCCAAGGGCCTGATGGTGATCCCGCGCGTCCTCTCGCGCGGTTCGGTCATCGCCGCCCAGAAGGCGCATTTCAAGGCGATCCTGACCGCCGCGCCTGGCCTGCCGGCGGTGATCTACAACAGCCCCTATTACGGCTTCGCCACCCGCGCCGAGCTGTTCTTCGCGCTGCGCGCCGAGCATCCGAACCTTGTCGGCTTCAAGGAATTCGGCGGCGCCGACGACATGCGCTATGCGGCCGAGAACATCACCAGCCGCGATGACGCCGTCTCGCTGATGATCGGCATCGACACCACCGTCGTCCATGGCTACGTCAATTGCGGCGCGACCGGCGCGATCACCGGCATCGGCAACGTCCTGCCGAAGGAAGTGCTCCATCTCTGCCACCTCTCGGTGGCCGCGGCCGCCGGCGACGCCACGGCCCGCCGCCAGGCTCAGGAACTGGAGCAGGCGCTGGCCGTGCTCTCCTCCTTCGATGCGGGCCCGGACCTCGTCCTGTACTTCAAGCACATGATGGTGCTGAAGGGCGACGCGGAATACGCGCTGCACTTCAACGAGACCGATGCGCTGAGCGACAGCCAGCGCGGCTATGCCGAGGCCCAGCTCAAGCTGTTCGATGCCTGGTATGCCGACTGGTCCAAGACGAACGTCGTCCGCAAGCAGGCGGCCTGA
- a CDS encoding GntR family transcriptional regulator: MKATKTKAAAVPERKRGSGVKFVYDLLRDEILDLVLPPGSPIDEVQLAERFSMSRTPIREALVRLAGEGLIDTLPNRSTMVANLDFLNMSPFFDALTLMYRVTTQLAAQNRRPEDLEAIRARQAEFAAAVKAQDALAMIATNAAFHAAIAEAGRNPYFNGLFSRLLDEGRRFLRLYYQSYDDRLPQQFVDEHEAMIAAIVARDIALSDRLGKAHAEQIVQQIQKLMIGEERLDISL; the protein is encoded by the coding sequence ATGAAAGCCACCAAGACCAAGGCCGCCGCCGTTCCGGAGCGAAAGCGCGGCTCGGGCGTGAAATTCGTCTACGATCTGCTGCGTGACGAAATCCTCGATCTCGTCCTGCCGCCGGGGAGCCCGATCGACGAAGTCCAGCTCGCAGAGCGCTTCAGCATGTCGCGCACTCCGATCCGCGAAGCGCTGGTGCGGCTGGCAGGCGAGGGCCTGATCGACACGCTGCCGAACCGCTCGACGATGGTGGCCAATCTCGACTTCCTCAACATGTCGCCGTTCTTCGACGCGCTGACGCTGATGTACCGGGTGACGACACAGCTCGCCGCCCAGAACCGCCGCCCGGAAGACCTCGAGGCGATCCGCGCCCGGCAGGCGGAATTCGCCGCCGCGGTGAAGGCGCAGGATGCCCTGGCGATGATCGCGACCAACGCCGCCTTCCACGCCGCGATCGCGGAGGCCGGGCGCAACCCGTATTTCAACGGCCTGTTCAGCCGCCTCCTCGACGAGGGCCGGCGCTTCCTGCGCCTCTATTACCAGTCCTACGACGACCGGCTGCCGCAGCAGTTCGTCGACGAGCACGAGGCGATGATCGCCGCGATCGTGGCCCGCGACATCGCGCTGTCCGACCGTCTCGGCAAGGCGCATGCCGAACAGATCGTCCAGCAGATTCAAAAGCTTATGATCGGGGAAGAGCGACTGGACATCTCACTTTGA
- a CDS encoding OmpA family protein: protein MTGLVRFKIAMIGLALLASATSAGAQTAPPPPTPIPFAEALRKAADDLFSKASVSGDKVELVIDPLIDAASGAQSTATRSMQATLMELVRTNYPRFNVLPFDSEALASKPVVLVGTFTAVNNQGAADGPRDAYRICLTLADLKSNSVVSKGVSRARIEGVDTTPTPYYRDSPLWAKDQATESYIKVCQGTKLGDPIDPVYIEKLTANALINDGILAYETQHFREALAFYRTARKLPGGEQHRVRIGTYLAASKLARREDMVDAFGDLIDYGLASDRLMVKLLFKPGTTQFVDDRQITDPYPMWLSQIATRSRQKGACLEIVGHTSHTGLPQVNDRLSALRAQFVMDLLLTGAPDNRGRMIASGRGFRENLVGTGKDDASDALDRRVEFKVIGC from the coding sequence ATGACGGGCCTGGTCCGCTTCAAGATCGCGATGATCGGCCTCGCCCTGTTGGCGAGCGCCACCTCGGCCGGCGCGCAGACCGCGCCGCCTCCACCGACCCCCATTCCCTTTGCCGAAGCACTGCGCAAGGCTGCCGACGACCTCTTCAGCAAGGCGTCGGTGTCCGGGGACAAGGTCGAGCTGGTCATCGACCCCCTGATCGATGCCGCCTCGGGCGCGCAGTCGACCGCGACGCGCTCGATGCAGGCGACATTGATGGAGCTCGTCCGCACGAACTACCCGCGCTTCAACGTCCTGCCTTTCGACAGCGAGGCGCTCGCGAGCAAGCCGGTGGTGCTGGTCGGCACCTTCACCGCCGTTAACAACCAGGGCGCGGCCGACGGCCCGCGGGACGCCTACCGGATCTGCCTGACCCTGGCCGACCTCAAGTCCAACAGCGTCGTCTCCAAGGGTGTCTCGCGCGCCCGCATCGAAGGCGTCGACACGACGCCCACGCCCTATTACCGGGACTCGCCGCTCTGGGCGAAGGATCAGGCGACGGAGTCCTATATCAAGGTCTGCCAGGGCACGAAGCTCGGCGACCCGATCGACCCCGTCTATATCGAGAAGCTCACCGCCAATGCGCTGATCAATGACGGCATCCTCGCCTATGAGACCCAGCATTTCCGCGAAGCGCTCGCCTTCTACCGGACGGCGCGCAAGCTGCCGGGCGGCGAGCAGCACCGCGTCAGGATCGGCACCTATCTCGCCGCCAGCAAGCTCGCGCGGCGCGAGGACATGGTCGACGCCTTCGGCGACCTGATCGATTACGGCCTCGCGTCCGACCGCCTGATGGTGAAATTGCTGTTCAAGCCCGGCACGACGCAATTCGTCGACGACCGCCAGATCACCGATCCCTATCCGATGTGGCTGAGCCAGATCGCGACACGCTCGCGCCAGAAGGGCGCCTGCCTGGAGATCGTCGGCCACACCTCGCATACCGGCCTGCCGCAGGTGAACGACCGGCTTTCCGCCCTGCGGGCGCAATTCGTCATGGACCTGCTGCTGACCGGCGCCCCCGACAATCGCGGCCGCATGATCGCCAGCGGCCGCGGCTTCCGCGAGAACCTCGTCGGAACCGGCAAGGACGACGCCAGCGACGCGCTCGACCGCCGCGTCGAGTTCAAGGTGATCGGCTGCTGA
- a CDS encoding NAD(P)/FAD-dependent oxidoreductase, with product MANPDVIVIGAGVVGLSTAIAAQGRGLSVVVLDRAGPAAGASAGNAGAFAFTDILPLASPGILRKAPKWLLDPLGPLSVPPAYALRIVPWMFRFWRACSPARVAHSTAAQTALMDLSKAELEPFLHETGTFAMLRKDGNLQVYESEAELKASLPGWQARAEHGIAFRHLDAAGMAEIQPGLAQRFTHGTFTPGWYSIADPQGYTVALADQFRARGGTIERLEVEGLAPVDGGIAIHARGGQKRQAAQVVLAAGAFSHRIARSLGERIPLETERGYNTTLPPDAFDLRTQVTFGGHGFVVSRLSIGIRVGGAVELGGLDLAPNFRRSEAMLAKARAFLPGLKPDNGVQWMGFRPSLPDSLPAIGRARATPRVVYAFGHGHLGLTQSAGTARLVADLLTDQSPVIDIASFSPQRF from the coding sequence ATGGCCAATCCCGATGTCATCGTCATAGGCGCCGGCGTGGTCGGCCTCTCCACCGCGATCGCGGCGCAGGGGCGCGGCCTGTCCGTCGTTGTGCTGGACAGGGCCGGGCCAGCGGCGGGCGCCTCCGCCGGCAATGCCGGCGCCTTCGCCTTCACCGACATCCTGCCGCTCGCCTCGCCCGGTATCCTGCGCAAGGCGCCGAAATGGCTGCTCGACCCGCTTGGGCCGCTTTCGGTGCCGCCGGCCTATGCGCTCCGGATCGTGCCCTGGATGTTCCGCTTCTGGCGCGCCTGCTCGCCCGCCCGCGTCGCGCATTCCACCGCGGCACAGACGGCGCTGATGGACCTGTCCAAGGCGGAGCTGGAACCCTTCCTGCACGAAACCGGCACCTTCGCCATGCTGCGCAAGGACGGCAATCTCCAGGTGTATGAGAGCGAGGCCGAGCTGAAGGCCTCCCTGCCCGGCTGGCAGGCCCGCGCGGAGCACGGCATCGCATTCCGCCATCTCGACGCCGCCGGCATGGCCGAGATCCAGCCCGGTCTCGCGCAGCGCTTCACCCACGGTACCTTCACCCCCGGCTGGTACTCGATCGCCGATCCCCAAGGCTACACGGTCGCGCTTGCCGATCAATTCCGCGCCCGCGGCGGCACGATCGAACGGCTGGAGGTCGAAGGCCTCGCGCCTGTCGACGGCGGCATTGCGATCCATGCCCGTGGCGGCCAGAAGCGGCAGGCGGCGCAGGTCGTGCTGGCGGCCGGCGCCTTCTCCCACCGTATTGCCCGCAGCTTGGGTGAGCGCATCCCGCTCGAAACCGAACGCGGCTACAACACCACGCTGCCGCCTGATGCCTTCGATCTGCGCACGCAGGTCACCTTCGGCGGCCATGGCTTCGTCGTCAGCCGGCTCTCGATCGGCATCCGCGTCGGTGGCGCCGTCGAGCTCGGCGGGCTCGACTTAGCCCCGAATTTCCGCCGCTCGGAGGCGATGCTGGCCAAGGCCCGCGCCTTCCTGCCCGGGCTCAAGCCCGATAACGGCGTGCAATGGATGGGTTTTCGCCCCTCTCTCCCCGACAGCCTGCCGGCGATCGGCCGGGCGCGCGCGACGCCGCGCGTCGTATATGCTTTCGGCCATGGCCATCTCGGCCTGACGCAATCGGCCGGCACTGCCCGGCTGGTCGCCGACCTCTTGACCGATCAGTCCCCAGTCATCGACATCGCTTCCTTCTCACCGCAGCGCTTCTGA